The DNA segment TTTTAACGTCATGATGCCATTATTAAATAAGTAAGTCAACCTAGGACGTGCGAGTTGCAACGAACCTATTAAACGTGAAAAAATTAAACGAAAAAActttgaaccacacacgcacgtcgcgccgtgttaactcgcaaaatttagaacaaaatgTAAAATGAAATGGAAAAACTTTGAACAACACACGCACATTGCCTCATGTTAACCTGTGCcgcgccgtgttaactcgcaaaatttagaacaaaatgTAAAATGAAATGTAAAAACTTTGAACAATACACGCACGTTGCCTCATGTTAACTCATAAAATTtggaacgaaacgtaaaacgaaaactggcgaaagatgaaaagcataggggaacaaagttgaaagtaaaacaGTTGAAGTTAAATTGCAGAAGATGAAAAGTTttaagttaaaagtaaaaatcatttaaaaaaacacCATAAGCATGAGATATATTAAGTTACAAATTAATACCaagtaaatatatataatttattttattgtATAGCCTACGACTCTAAGGAGTAGGGATGTTTTTATTATTCCTTAAtgagttattggattttatcactccTAACTATTGACCGTTGCCACCGAGACTATTACTTTGAGCCTACCaccccccaacttaacacttcaAGATGTTAGTCATACAATGTGGCAAAGGAAGCCGACGGTGGCCGTCAAGTAATGAGTTTGTAGATTTGAGATGAAGTGATACCGATTCATCATCGCCTTCAACTCCGCCAGTTGAAGAGAACAGAGAAGACAGTGAGGAAGAGGTCATGCGAACTAGTAGAGTGGTTATGAATGTCCGGCACAGTGGTTTAAGAGGAGTTAGGTTTGCACAGCAGATAATTTCTATATAAATTAGGAATGCAGAGAACTAGAGATGATTTCTATATAATATGTATGGTGATGATGTTGTGGTTTGAGGTGGAAGTTGGTGGCTCACGGTGGAGATGCGCTGGTTGTTAATGGCTAAAGTTAGATGCGTTGGttgttgaggatgatgatgaatggcagagagagaaagagagctaGAGAGATAGGGAACTTCTttctttatatataaaaactatataCACATTGGCCACGTAGGATAAAAACAAGCCACATCATCAAAAATTGGACACGTAGGataaaaactaactgagttagtgttTAGTTAACAAGGGGGTGACAGAACAACtgaagtgttaagttgggggtggtgggcgtcaaagtgatagttagGGGTGGCaccggccaatagccaatagttgggggtgataaaatcaAATAACCATTCCTTAattatgtgtgtatatacatatagGTTATGAattggctacaaagtccaaaacttctaaaaagtgtaaaaaatcataaaacacaatagtgacaaccataaaacacacccgAAACATgcaaataacatagtgaagattactaaaacaccatagcTATGTGTTTTGTtctgtgttttggatgataaggctttgattatcgaatgcctaacattatggtgttttatatttattatcATATTGTGtattatattcatagttctatgatggtgtgtttgaaggTTTTATGCATGGTTAGGGCTTAAATATGGTGTtctagtaatcttcactttgttatatGTAGGTTTGTACACTTTTTAAGAATTTTAtactttgtagccgaacctcaccctatatataaaGTATATCGTACAATATGCCTTAACGTACATTGCGTACGCGATGGCAAAATCGCACGTTATGTTACAAAAAAtcaaaatcgcatgttaaaaaaatgGAAATCGCATGTACATAAAAAACTacaaatcgcatgttaaaaaataTACAAATCGCACGTATATAAAAAACTACAAAACACATGTATATAAAAAGATGAAAGTCACATGTTATAAACCAAATTCGTATGTTGATACTGAATCGCGTACGCAGTGTACGTTAAGGCATTTTGAATAATAATcggcccctctctctctctctatatatatatatatatatatattggtgaGTTCATTGGGGAACTAAAAAAAGTGAGGGATCATTAATTTTATATGTTTAAAGAtcattaaaaatcatttttgcaATTGCATAATTTCTTcgtagcttttttttttttttttttttttataaaaacacatgTTGAAgccatttaaataaaaaaaagtgtaAATTTTTTGTTTGGCTTTTTTGAACAATTTCTTaaactttctttttatttttcaaaattctttcAATTAAACAACTTCCATGTGTGTTTATATGCGAAAACTCtgaaaaaaattaaataataatttaaacatgtaaaaatgaatttttttatgTGTTTCTTTACATGGTTCTCAATTCCTTATGTTTTTGTGGTTCTTTAATTCGCATTAAATCTCACACACTATACACACAATTAGCTTTCATAATTGCATGATTATGTTCACGATTATGTTAATTAAAAATTAGTTTTAAGTAGAGAATTGTAAAAACACATATAAATAGTGCTTGAGAGATGTAATGAAAATTAAAAAGTGAGTGAGACGGTAAATAACTAGCTTATGCACTATGCATTAAGTTTAAAAAGATATACAAATATTTACTTAAGTGAAATTGGTTTTTATGGTATTTTATCATTCATTTATAACTGTCATTAACAAGTTAATTGAATAactatttataaataaataagtatACGTAAGATTAAATTGtattaccttttttttttttactttccaAGTATTTTTAACTAAAACAAAATATGTAAAGAAAGCCATCTAAAAGTTCTTTTAAAAGTTTCATGCATCCATTAGAACAAGTGTCACGCCTAAGAACAAGCGTAATGGGGCGTTTTCCATAAAATTTTTTTGCCCCAAAACGCTCTATAACGCCCTCATCCCCATTACggggggcgttttggggcgttttaaTTCAAAAAAAATCACTCCGGCGTTTAAATTAAAACGCCAAATGCACGATTAGTCCACCAATCAAACGGTAATATTTCCAACGGCTACTttgactaattttttttttaaatctattatatatatatatatatatatatatatatatatatatatatataaacaatcaaaactcatccattttcaacAAAAACAATCTCAAAACCTCTCTAAAAAATcccacattttataaaaaaacttgATGGATTCTCCTAGTTCTTCATTCATGATAAATTTTTACTACAACGAGTATTTTGCGGATGGCGATGGTTCGACCGATGAGGAGcttgagcaagaggcggttacgagtgcatgtcAACTAGCGGTTCGATATGTCAACCATTCTCGTCGGCCCAAAGCCCCAAAAAATAAAAGAGGCTATGTTGAACGAGACCGACGCGCGGCACacgagcgtttgatgaaagactattttgacGAGGCGCCGACATTTTCAAACGAAGTTTTTAGGCGTCGTTTCCGGATGAGTAAACGGTTGTTTCTACGCATAGTCAACGACTTGGAAGCCAACtacgattattttaaacaaaaaccggATGCGAGAGGGGCACTTGGATTCACCGGTATCCAAAAGTGTACGTCGGCATTACGAATCCTTGCTTATGGTAACACTActgacatcaacgacgagtatctaAAAATGGCGGAGAAAACAACACGAGATAGCTTGGAACATTTTTGTCGCGGTACAATTCTTATactttagttttattttcttttaaacgACGCGTAtgcttagatttttttttttttttgaatcttatgtttgtctatattttttttataaaggtataatTGATGTGTACGGTGCGCGTTATCTTAGAACGCCTACATGGGAGGACCTTCAAAAGATCTACGAGGTACATAATGCCGAGCATGGTTTGCCTGGTATGATCGGGAGCATAGATTGCATGCATTGGGGATAACTGCCCGACTGCATGGCGAGGCCAACACACACGTGGTGACCAAAAAGGACCCACTATTATTCTTCAGGCGGTTGCTTCacaggacctttgggtttggtcggcttactttggcgtggtcgggtcatgcaatgatatcaatgtttttgaacaatcgccgttgttagaggagtggatttctggcaaagctccaaaagcgtcgttttacgcaaatggaaactactacccccatggatattatttgagcgacggaatttatcctaggtattcgatttttgtgaagacgtttagtgatcctattgatgacaaaagagcatactttaaaaaggttcaagagtcttcacgaaaagacattgagagatgctttggggttcttaaacaacgctggcaatacttgagaaatccttgtcgtgcatggagcaagcaaaaaatgagagatgctatgtacgcttgtataatcatgcacaacatgattttggaagacgaaggaaaggcgatatgCCAGAATTATGTGCCAGAAGCCGTTAACCAGGAGCATCCGCAGGcgtcaatggaagaaagagttAGTAACGCGCGAGAGTTGCGttacgaaccgtaccattcccagttaatggttgatttggtacaccacgcatggtcggttcggtacgtaccacctgagggagaggaagaaacggaggacgaggaagacgaagttggcgagggtgaagaaagcgaagacgaaaactagtttttttttctaggaatttatttttttttctgtttttttttttttggtttttttttcagttttatttttattttttttcatgtaatgtaattttatttttaaattaatgaagtttttttatgttttaaattaaaaaaaaataattggaaaatgattgtaaaatgattgaatggggcattataccactacaccactttttctataatgcccccttgctgactaggacgccacatggcgcaaaacgccccatggtgggggcattatagtgtatcaccactacacatggtctaaggatGGCAAAAATACTTAAGCCCAATGAGTGTATTTGAAAAACCCGAAATATATGGATAGGTATATCCGAAGTCCGACGGATATGGGTCCGAGTATGGATTAGTTTTAAAAAATTTTGTCGGTATAAGACGGGTATGGaattaggtgatacccgacccgattatcTAAAATCACATACCCGTTTATCCGAACTATATACCTCATCATACACCCGaatttttttatttgtattttcaGTTTTTCCCTTAACCCTTatctattagtgatttattttagtatgttcgTTATGTGAAAAAAAAATTCTTCCAGAATATGTATTTAATAatcttatttatattttatatattgtgAAGTATATATATAAAACCGTATATAATGtaaattttaatttataatagttgttatataaataaaagttGTACAATAATTATAACGGTAAAAAGAAATGATCTGAAAATCCTAATGGGTATCTTCTAACAAActgacgggtatacccgatatcTGCAATAATGTCCGATACCCAACAGGTATTAAGCCAGGCATGAGCATACCTGATACCTACAATAATGTCCGATACCCAACAGGTATTAAGCCAGACATGGGTATAGGATTATTGATAACAGGCCCGAACCCAATCCATTATCATCCTTACTCATGGCTAAAATACCACCTAGAAAGGTTTAACGCACAAACACCGGCCCAAAAGGCGTGAAACATGAAGTGAAAGTGCAAAGGGGTGACGGCAGTCGCTCCCACTTTTGCGTCATGAATTAATTGTGTCATCCAATCAAAAAATTCTACATCAccttctttattttttttttgaacggcaaatcaCTTTATAGCTATACATCACCTTCTTTATATTTTCCATTTTTTAAGTTTTATtgttatataatttaaatattattttaataagtATTGGATAGTGAAAACTTGTAAAACAATTACACTgcaaatgtaaaaaaaaatgagTAAGAACTTATGCTTACGTTATAGTAACGTGAAGTGAAAAATATAAAACCATAAAACATAGCCGTATGTGGATTAAAAATTCTCTGATTGGTGTTTTTTATTCTTGGAAAATTCTAGTTTTGTCCATCGCAGAGGTTTCCAAATAAGTGTTTgtttttaaacaaacaaaaaaggCGTTTGTTTCCAAAAGCAAGAATAGATATTTGTTATCCTTCGGAATTCGGAAACCTTGTTTCTCTCCATTTGTTCACATTCTCTGATCTTTTTCTTCCCATTCATTTTCTTATgctatttttctttttaatactTTCATATACGAATAAGAAAATATACGACATATTATGTTAAGATCATATGAACTTGTAAGAAAGTATATAGATAATCTTGTGTTAAATATTCAAATTTGCGCCTTAAAACTTAGAAGCATAATTTATGTGCGCGTTGGCGCTTTAAATTAGTCTTCTGGTGGAGTGTGATAGTTCTAGGTGGCGGTGGGTTATGGTTTTTGTGTTTCTAGCCATAAAATACATAAGAGGGATCATACTAGAGTAACATCTACAACCAGATTAGCTAATGCGTAAGCGAGCATGGTTCACACTATCTAAATTCTCTGGTTATATTATAAAAACTGTATCTACATTAACAATAACAACTAGGTTATGATATTCATTTTTCCATCATTATTCAACTTCCTTATCATGACTAAATTTGTCGAAGAAATCTTTTTAAGTGCAATATATAGTGCATGTTGCCGATCTTTCAAAACCTTCTTTAGTGTTGTTAATATAGGCCTAACTTGTAAACTAAAGAGGTAACATGAGTCCAGTATGTTTCTTCACATGAGTACGTTATGTAGCGGGTGATAATCCTCGAGGGCTTTCATCACTTATTAGgccttttagttttaatttttgttATCAATACGAGTTAAACGCTAATctgcgcgttgcggcgggatgtGTTTTGTGGGTGGAGAGAAAGTGGAAGATGCAAATTTCATCATAACCGTCTTCATGTTTAGGCATAGTTTGTACAAATCGATGAAAGATTTACGTGAATAACTCGTCACTGTTACATTTCAAAACCATAATCAACCAAGAAAGGACGCATCTCTATGCAAACTTAATCGCAAATCCAATTTTA comes from the Helianthus annuus cultivar XRQ/B chromosome 4, HanXRQr2.0-SUNRISE, whole genome shotgun sequence genome and includes:
- the LOC110934044 gene encoding uncharacterized protein LOC110934044 encodes the protein MDSPSSSFMINFYYNEYFADGDGSTDEELEQEAVTSACQLAVRYVNHSRRPKAPKNKRGYVERDRRAAHERLMKDYFDEAPTFSNEVFRRRFRMSKRLFLRIVNDLEANYDYFKQKPDARGALGFTGIQKCTSALRILAYGNTTDINDEYLKMAEKTTRDSLEHFCRGIIDVYGARYLRTPTWEDLQKIYEVHNAEHGLPGMIGSIDCMHWG